The sequence below is a genomic window from Pelmatolapia mariae isolate MD_Pm_ZW linkage group LG9, Pm_UMD_F_2, whole genome shotgun sequence.
aactgttaaattcaaatgtaatgctatggaaaaatatataaaatgattcttataaacttttttacatcaaataataattattattattgttatttagggcgatcgtggctcaagagttggcagttcgccttataatcagaaggttgccggttcgagccccggctcggacactctcggtcgttgtgtccttgggcaagacacttcacctaccacctactggtgatggccagaggggaatTATAAaatggaattgtaaagtgctttgagggtctcaaaGAGCGCTATgtgaatgcaatccattattatttaaacctactgttaactgtatatttctgtacatttaagtatttttattcatattgccacattcattgaccttgtttataggtaatttcattgtttaatcacattaaaatgttcctaatttaatgtttaaaagcacttgaaaaaggcaaaatcccatgtaaaattagggcaacaaactgtattgtcattactgaaaataactgtattttcatgagaaagttattttctgttattttctggtattattttggcaccccagctgccggaatattactgtttttttaagatgttttttttacgGTGTACATGGCCAGTTGGGACAAACAAGGCTTTCAGGTCATCCAACTTTTAACGTTTTGTGATTCAAGTGATCTAAGAGGGAACTAGTTGTCTGCACCTCCTCAAGTCTCTGTTTTCAGGCTTTTGAAAATCCAACCCAGTTGTGTCAAACATACGGCCCGTGGACCAGAACTGGCCGTGCAAAGATTCCAATTTTGCCCACtggatggctttggaaaatgtgaaagaggGCATACACTTTTGAACTTTTaaggtatttttattttttctagcTTTTACTACTGATTGACACCACATCCTTGGGTATTCATACTACACctaagtaattaagtaatggataaacaattaaataacagaaaaattcCCGATTTTCACTACTGACTATAGAAATTcctgctttttttaaacaatgttcACAAGaggacattttctgtgaattaacagAAACTTTCTGTTCTATAATTACATGATCATGTGGGCAGTGAGCTACCTGGATATAggatttttcccccttttttatcattttactaattttttaaaatgaatcatGCCGAAAGATTTACAACAGCAgaattttgttttgaaaaactGAGATATGCTGTTGAAATTGTGCCTTTTGTTATATTAAgatatctcagggattaaatgtgtgaCAGAAAGATGTATTTCACTTGTCTGATCCACTTAAGATCAAACTGAGCTGTATGTGACTCACGATAAAAAAATTAGTTTGACATCCCCGATTTAACCTGAAGGAGGAGAGCTATATTTTCCTGATTTAGACCCACTGCAATTTTACCTGTCTTAGTTTACTCTTTAAATATTGTAACACCTTTTAATTACCACTAGAAGGAATAAATGTTAATTTATCACTGAAATAGTGACCCGGTGATGGCGCTAGAGGAAAATTCAGAAACTTAATTGGTTGTGAGTCATCCTGTGCACCAAACTTTGTGCAGATTCCCCCTGTGATGCGAATCAGAGTAGTAGTAGTATCattaatatggtcatctcaggcacagCTCTGTGTTCATGTCACCTCACAGATCAACATAACATTTACATCACTGAGCTGACATTATGCTGGCATCATCACAAAGAAACTCATACTCGAATTGGAACTGAGCCTCAGAAACATTTCGCTCAGGAAATGATGATGACTGATGATTAGTTTTGTTGATAATGTATGAGACTTGTGGGAGGCTTGTGTGTAACATTTCCGTCCAGAGGAAGAATTATGACAAGAGcaccaacatttttttttccaaatgattCATGCTTTCTGTGTAAGGTGCCTGtcagattttctgtttttattccctCTGACCTTCTTAACcgaagtgaaaatacattgtaGCTAAAGCACATTTTGACAGCTAACTTTAAAGAATTCaacatcagtgttttttttactccAGGGTAATTCCTCACAATGCCACAGACTGTCCTTACAGGCTCCTCAGTCCTCCCTGCCAGGGATTAGCAGGGACAAACAGTCAATAAATCTGCCTTCTTCATTTGCCTGAAATCTCTGATTCATGGCCAGCCTGGAGACTGTAGGACGATATGGTGAGCAAGCCTCAAAAGTCAGAGCATAACGGTGTGGTCTTGTCTAAGACTAAGTTTAACAAATGTAACTGTGTGACTTTGATCATTTGGGAAAAAATTTCTACCTAAAGACAGATTAACTGACAGCTCCCTCTTGAGGCTAGGGTAGTTTCTTTTaaaacagcatgtaaaaatatccTTATCCCATGTCATTATCTTGACCTTGCTTaattacaaacacacacctttCCACGCAGAAAAGACAGATCTCGGCATCCTATGATGTGCAGGTCCTCTGTTGATTGGTCATTCTGGTGAGAAGATGAAAAGAGGGcagttaattttttattttggaaCCCAGCAATTGTAATGTTTGCCCTTTTTGTTACTCCATGGTTTCTGTTAATTACAATAAATTGCCTTTAACTGTGATTTACAGTCAGGGATATGTGGAGCAACCTCAGTTAACTGCATTGGTTTTCAAAATTTGTTTTTGCTCAAGCCACACCAAAGTTCAATCCAAAATTTCAAGGCACACCCATTCTCATAATTGCAGAAAATGGCCTCTAAGTCATCTGGAATATCAGCAGTTCTTCATTTGCTGCTGTTGTCAGATGAAGGAACTTGCAGGAATACAGATCCTTACATCTGCAATAAACTCCACTTGTATAGAACTTGCATCCATCTTGTTATGAGACACTTTTTTGgtgtctgagtgtgtgaatgagtgTATCTTAATAACTCCTCTCAGCAAATGATACACTTGGGCAGAAGGCTGTCCAGGTGAAGCGTAGCTTTTGCAGTAGTTTCTTTTGACAGTTTCTTTTGCTGGGTTTTCTCCACTGTTTATCCATTACTTAATACAGTGATTATTTGACTTCAATAACCAGGGCCTCTAATCAGGGAATTTCATGTGTTCTAATATAGTGCATCTAAATTacatttgttactttttgtaCAGTGACAACACAAATGCTTAGTTGACACAAAATCTAAGGCACACcatttgggaaccactgtgttAAAGAAGCGAACAGATCCTGACAGGCGgtcagaaaatataaaaatttagAAGCTATAGATGCATCACTCGGATAAGAGCAGCAGTGACGTGGACAAAATCCTGGCCTGGGGCAGGTCACATGTCTCCATCATGAGCTGCGAGATTGACTAACAACATTATCACTCAAACACACAGTCCTACAGTGCAGTAACAGCAACCGCTACCCCACGCCATGTTGTTGACATGAAAATACAATGATCAGAAATCAGATGAACTTTAATATAAGACTATACTTTTGTATGGTCTCTTAACTTGTCATCATATCTTTTCAGATTTAAGTTTGATTTCTGCCAGTTTTGTACTTTTGTCTTAATTTTCTGTAGCCTTCACAGAGTTAAATAAAGCTCTAGTAAGTTGAACTTATTTTGGTATTATTTAAATAACTCATTCAACCTTGCcctaagaaaaataaaaaccttcTTTTCTTAATATCGTGGAACATCACAGCATCGCTAGGCTGTCCTCGCTGCTTTAACCTCCACGAAAGCCAGTGAATCCTCCCCCGTGCTCAAAAGGGACTAAAAAAATGTGACCACatgtagagaaaaacaaatcacatcCTTTCAGATGTGCTGCTTGCCAAAACACACCACAATAAAACAAGTGACTTTGCCGACAGTTGATATAATTGTTACCACTGCTGTGTCGTTCCACAGTTTATGCATTCCAGGTGTTGGACTCCATCATGACATGAGCAGTTTTTCTTGGCAGCAACAGCTGCACCAATTAGCAGACTGCTATTTTCATGACCTGAGCTATGCAGTCACTCCACAATGAGTGGTCCTTGAGTTGCCCTGtgtgaatgtttcacattaaacatGAACAACAGTGACATCTGGTGGCTCTGGCTAAAATCTGTGTTGAAAGCAGGGCTTCAGCAAAAATTGTGGTCATTATCATTTAagattttgtttcacttttatttatttaaggttaaaataacaaaaaagcaCAGTAAAATGCATGTCCCACTTCCTGATAGGAGATTGGAATCCTCACATTGCTTGCTTCGTCTGTTTACACAACATATTCAGTCAATTGACTGATATAAAACTGCAAAGGAAGTCCTCCCAGGTGGAAAGCTAGAACCAAGAATATTTCACTAATATTTGAGCTGGAGTGTAtaagaaggagaaaaatggGACGATGTGATTAAAGCATGTAATATGTTGTAATGTTTTGACATTTGCCATGTGTTCATTAGTTTGCAAATCCTCAGTTTACCTACTGCTATGTTGTTTTTCAGCCAGAAGTGACCAATCTGGATGAAATGATGGAGTTCCAAGTTATCAGCCCACAGTGGCAAACTTGGTTAACAAGGTGCATCCATAGACTTTATGGGTTCATTGCACAGACAGAGATGTCTTGTAATTTGTGATAGTAGCATATGGCTAAAATACTACACCTTTACTCATTTACAGATTTCTTGCCACGTGATTTGGCAGATAATTACTCCAATAGGCACCTACACCTCAATTAAAATTAAGAGGTCCAGTTCTGAGACTTGACGGAGAGCTTAAAGCTACGTGAAACATTCCTAACTTAAAGCattaattaaatgtaaaaatctaaCAGCGCACCTGTCACACCACAGGGTGGAGATGCTGGGCAAAATGCCCTTTGAGGCAATTTATGAAAGTTTTTTCATAGATTGCTGCACTACCCACCAGGTAGCTCTTCAGACGGATGAACTCTACTCGGGTCTCCAGGTACTTGTTGGAGTTCCGGCCGAGAATCTTGATGAACTCCACCAGATCTGCACAGAATTTGTAGCCTCCCTTCAGAACACACAGGACCATTATGTTGTCATCCCGAAAGTCATCCATGATGTAGTGGGCCAGGCGTTCTGTCCTGCAAGAGCAAATCAAATCATACTACTAATGAGAACACTCAGAGATCACAACCCCCTCCTAAGGGCAAGAGCCCTTTGATGTTTCATGCCTTTTAGTTTGATGTTTTATGCTGTCAGCATTGTTAATATAGAAATCTAGGATAGCATATAATGTTTTCGTGTCATTGTAAAGTAACATAATGTTGTATTGGGAAAATAATGAGCTCAAACAAAGATTGTCCTCCTTTGACCTGTGATGTTGAACGCTACATTCTAAaatagtgtattttattttctttactcataCGATTGGAGCAGAAGTGGCTGAAATCTTTTGTTGTCAATAAGCTGTAAAAACGTGACATTTTAACATATATTCACGCAGCGTGTGATTTTATGAAATTTTATGacatcattgtgatgttgtagGCCTTTCTTACCTATTCATGATTACCCCATGTGGAATGTAAACACTTTCGATGTCATCATGGTAGTGCTCAGGGTAGGTGAACAGGTCCAGACTGTAGCCTGGCCAATCATCTTTTATCTAGGACAGACAAATTATTGTCAGGACCGATTATTGGCAGTATAAACATATACTGGGAAgatacaaaaatacatacatacatatgctACAATCATTATAGTGTGAtgatgtttgttttaatcaattatttatatttatttaatttacattACTATAAAATTGCTTTgctttttcattttagtttcaTTTAGTTGACTTGTGTGTCttgataaacaaaaaactttggaagttatatatatattttcttaaatctctgaattttaaaaaaaacaactaaaattgAAAGCAGACAGTTGTCTTTACTGCTTTGTTTATTACAAAACCACAAAAGATATTAAgtagcaaaaaggaaaataatagCCTCTAATAGCCGAAAAAGTAACTACCAAACACTACTTTAGCACTATAGATGTTTAAACGTGGTGTTAAACATACCACAATTCTTCTTTTTATCCCTTCATTGTCCATCTGTAGCAGTGCTGACATTGTGGCACAACTTATAGACGAATCCACGTGAAAGTGACCTTAAgtggaaacacacaaaaacagcttACTTCCTTCTGAACAAGACAAAAGTGGTAACATGTAGAGAAACATTTCTCCAAATACGAACTTCACTAACATCCAGAGCAACATCTCTAATCTGTTGTTAACAAATCATCACTTActgttactgttgccttctttTCAGCGCCCACTCACAAAGCAGAGAGGGAAAATAGGAAGGTGAGGCATCCAGACGAGTCCCGGCCAGGCTCATGGGCCGTGCGATCACGCTTGAGTCATTTGTGCAAAAGGAAAGCGTTGTTTTGGTTGTGGAGATTTACATGGATAATCAGCTTCATGTGATGCTGGGCTGGCTCGTGGCCGCATCGCAGGCCACCGCGGACGGGGGAAGGGGGAAAGAAATCTAACAACAAATGATTCAGTTTGTAAGCAGTAAATTTTACTCAGTTTTCTGAGGGATTATACTTTTTAAGGAACACAAGAAGGAATTAGTTGTCATTTAATAAGTGCTTAAATTTTTAGCTCTGGATTTATGTATTCacaggaggagaaaagaagagcTAGACTTGAAAATCCACTTGAATGAAGGGCTGCTCAGTTACAGCAAAAATTGTAATTGCAATTACTTCGGTCGATATTGAGATCACTGTGATTTTCCCAAAGTAATGCGATTACTTTGGGAAAATAGTGGGTAATtcatcagaaaaaaacaaaatgagaaatatGACCTGAAGTAAACACAGCCACACCCTTGTGGGGGAGTGAATTTGGGATTTTATGGAGGACACTTGTAAATGAGAGCTAAGGGGCTGAGATCATGTTGTTCTAATACTTATTGAAAGCCaacatccattcattttcttaactCCTTATCCAATTTAGTGTTGTGAAAAGGCTGGACCTGCTGTTATAAAGTTAAATTTGGGGTGCACCTTGAACAGCTTGCCAATCCATCAAAAGGCTAACAGGAAGAGACAGATCACCATTCAAATGAAGGCCAAATTTCATTTAACAAGCATGtcattggactgtgggaggaagctggagaacCGAAGAAAACCCACACAGAAAGGCACCAAGTGACTGATAGATTTAAACTCGAGACCTCCTTGCTATGAAAAAACTGTTCTAGCCACTCCACTGCTGTGCTGCCCAGGAGCCAAAattgtaactgaaataaaaacttCAGTTAACAGCACAGTCCTGCACAAGTGTCAGCTCAagtctgaaaaacaaatcagaaagTCTGAGGAAAATTTTAGTACATGACTTGCCAAGTTTTTTGAAGTCACATCAGGCTCAAAAACACGGCAGACAAAAGCaaacatttagatttattgtaaaatgttttccatttattttgcaaattCATGTGCCACTTTGACTTACATTTAATTTGTATTAAAGTGTCACGTTGCAACTGTCGACTGTCCTCCAGTAATTTAACTGGAACTGTGAGTAATGGAAATAACGTGAAAGAAAAGTTGTGAATAGAGTCTGATGGTTTTGGATATTAGCTATTTATACTGGGTGACAAGTGAAAATTTATAAAGTAATGACAACATCAGAGAAACACCGTTCAACCATGATATGAGTGTTGACATTGCACCGTTTTCCCCAAAGAGGGCACTCTGCAAGTTCCCTCTTGGCAGCTACACAACAAATgccagaaaaatatgtttatctTACAtgtgactgaaagaaaaaaatgtactgGCTGATATATCAGAATTTTAAATGCTCAAAATAGTGAATTTAGTATTGCTCTTAAAAATCCTGCATCATTTGGGCTTTGGTCATGAAACAACCTTCAAACTCAAAAGGTCAACCGTTGGAGGGGACATGAGCGCAGGAGGTAACAGTCATAGTTTCAGTATTTTAAGGGTTGATCTTCTGCCAGCACTCATCCACAAAACTCAGTTTAAACTGAGATCATGctggaaaacaacaacaaccttgTAATCTACTTTCCCCTGATAGCTTTAAAAGAGCAAGAGGGTTAAAGGAAGTCTGTGTTGAGCTTGTAACCTGATTTatgttttgagtttttcttcctctgttaAAATCTCACGGGAACTAAACGGCAGggttcatcatcatcagccaAAACTTTCTCTCATGTCATGACACAGCACAACAAATTTATGTTTTTGGACTACATATGGAAGTGGCCCAAGTCATAAATTCATGTGAGTGTTGTTTGTCggaaaaaaatgttgtattttgtattagctttgtaaaaaaattaactgacactgaaaagaaaatacagtaaatcaaCAAGTTTATTTTCCTCATGAATGGGGCAAATAGCAACATTCACTACATTGCATCTCATCACTGCTGAGTTTAATCATCTTTAGGTATGTAGATGATTTTGAACCTCTCGAATAAGTCGATGTCATCCTCCAGCTGCTTCATTTGCCTTTCGAGGCAGTCCTTGGTGGCCCTCTGTGACATAGTGTCGATGATGAGGGGAAGGGCCTGGTACTCGTGATGCAGCTTATCCCAGGTCTCCTTCAGGCGCTGGACAGAAGATTTGGGGAAGGAAACGCATCAATGTCACAAGACAGACTATCTGTATTCAAGGCTTTTCTGAGTAAACAGGCATCAGTCAGAGATGTTACAGAGGGTAATTCTCTAAGAAATCCTGCTGTGTAAGGAAGGAAAACTGGTATTTTGCAGCCAGAGTTGGCTTTGGTgtattgttgtttatttttgcatgtgCAGCAGTTAAGGAGAAATCTCTTGAACTAAAAAACAGTATACACAAGTATGAGAACTCTAATTAATTTGATGTTACATGCACTTTATACAAGTTTAGTTGTGAACATTTTTGTAAGTAAACTCAGAAAATGTTGCTGGAATGATCTCAGAGATCTCAGTTTTTGTGCCTCATACCCCGCACAGGGACAGACACTGTGTCGTGTTAATGGCTAAACATTAACATTGTTCTGTGCCATATGAATCACTGGATACCATATCACCCATTCACACGAGGCAAAGCTTAAACACAAAATAATGATGCCCACATCGAGAAATCAAGGATCTAAAGTTAAATATCGATGGTCCCGCTAGTCTTCTGACTTCCTACTGTAAGTCCTTATATAGAAAAATCAAGTTTAAATGAAAAACTGTACTCTAACAAAGAACCCTCAACATTTACTTTAACTGAGAACAATCTAACTGTCATCctacagcttcactgtgttaatgCATGTGAGTAACTGAAGTTCAAAACCCTGTATAACTCAAGTTAAATCCACTAAATTGTAAGATCCAGCATGGTTCCCCTGCATTTGTTT
It includes:
- the prtfdc1a gene encoding hypoxanthine-guanine phosphoribosyltransferase, whose amino-acid sequence is MSALLQMDNEGIKRRIVIKDDWPGYSLDLFTYPEHYHDDIESVYIPHGVIMNRTERLAHYIMDDFRDDNIMVLCVLKGGYKFCADLVEFIKILGRNSNKYLETRVEFIRLKSYLNDQSTEDLHIIGCRDLSFLRGKSVLIVEAIVDTGKTMKALLKHVETFEPKMVKVAGLLVKRLPNVAESLTDYVGFEIPNRFVVGYALDYNEYFRDLNHICVLSRTGKMKYKI